One segment of Streptomyces sp. TG1A-8 DNA contains the following:
- a CDS encoding STM4011 family radical SAM protein, whose amino-acid sequence MDLTLLYRGPLASCDYDCPYCPFAKRRDSADRLRADRAALERFARWAGAQCGDRLSLLFTPWGEGLVRSWYRRTLAELSHLPHVRRVAVQTNLSCRTDWLAGADLGTLALWCTYHPGQTPYDRFLAKCHDLADRGVRFSVGVVGLPGHLEAARRLRADLPAHVYLWINAAEGHTYGDAEADEWTALDPLFPYSRTPHASAGLPCRTGESVISVDGAGTVRRCHFVRAELGNLYDGSYRAALRPRPCPLAVCDCHIGYVHLETLPLYDVFAGGVLERVPAAVAPGRRSPGAGPL is encoded by the coding sequence GTGGACCTGACCCTGCTGTACCGGGGCCCGCTCGCCTCCTGCGACTACGACTGCCCCTACTGCCCGTTCGCCAAGCGGCGCGACTCCGCCGACCGGCTGCGCGCCGACCGCGCCGCCCTGGAACGCTTCGCGCGGTGGGCCGGCGCGCAGTGCGGGGACCGCCTCTCCCTGCTGTTCACCCCGTGGGGCGAGGGCCTGGTCCGCTCCTGGTACCGCCGCACCCTCGCGGAGCTGTCCCACCTGCCGCACGTCCGCCGCGTCGCCGTCCAGACCAACCTCAGCTGCCGCACGGACTGGCTCGCCGGGGCCGACCTCGGCACCCTCGCCCTGTGGTGCACGTACCACCCGGGTCAGACCCCCTACGACCGCTTCCTCGCCAAGTGCCACGACCTGGCCGACCGCGGGGTCCGCTTCAGCGTCGGCGTCGTCGGGCTGCCCGGCCACCTCGAAGCGGCCCGCCGGCTGCGCGCCGACCTGCCCGCGCACGTCTACCTGTGGATCAACGCGGCCGAGGGGCACACCTACGGGGACGCCGAGGCCGACGAGTGGACCGCGCTCGACCCCCTCTTCCCCTACAGCCGCACCCCGCACGCCAGTGCCGGCCTGCCCTGCCGCACCGGCGAGTCGGTGATCTCGGTCGACGGCGCGGGCACCGTCCGCCGCTGCCACTTCGTCCGCGCGGAACTGGGCAACCTCTACGACGGCTCCTACCGCGCCGCGCTGCGCCCGAGGCCGTGCCCGCTGGCCGTCTGCGACTGCCACATCGGCTACGTCCACCTGGAGACGCTGCCGCTGTACGACGTGTTCGCGGGCGGCGTCCTGGAGCGCGTCCCGGCCGCCGTCGCGCCCGGCCGCCGCTCCCCCGGGGCGGGCCCCCTCTGA
- the lpdA gene encoding dihydrolipoyl dehydrogenase — MTHYDVLVLGAGPGGYVAAIRAAQLGKSVAVVEEKYWGGVCLNVGCIPSKALLRNAEIAHLLTQEKKTFGISGDATMDFAVTHRRSRSVADASAKGVHYLMRKNKITEVFGRGVLTGPKSVDVTGEDGATTSYTCDDLIIATGAQVRMLPGMSRSANVVTYEEQILDDNLPDSVIIGGSGAIGVEFAYVLKNFGVKVTIVEFLDRMVPTEDADVSKELLRHYRKLGVDVLLSTKVDAVEDTGSGVRVTVSPAAGGEARVLEADRMLAAFGFAPRIEGYGLEATGVELTERGAIAVDARGRTSVQGVYAIGDVTGKLMLAHTAEAMGVVAAETIAGAETQEIDFAMIPRATFCQPQIASFGHSEAQARELGYDVKVAQFPFSANGKARGMAEGAGFVKIVADARHNEILGAHMIGPEVTELLPALTLAQMWDLTADEVARNIFAHPTLSEAVKEAVEGIAGHMINL, encoded by the coding sequence GTGACTCACTACGATGTTCTCGTCCTCGGTGCCGGTCCCGGTGGATACGTCGCCGCCATCCGCGCCGCCCAGCTCGGCAAGTCGGTTGCGGTCGTCGAGGAGAAGTACTGGGGCGGTGTGTGCCTCAACGTCGGCTGCATCCCCTCCAAGGCACTGCTGCGCAACGCCGAGATCGCCCACCTCCTCACCCAGGAGAAGAAGACCTTCGGAATCAGTGGCGATGCCACCATGGACTTCGCCGTCACCCATCGGCGCAGCCGCTCGGTGGCCGATGCCAGTGCCAAGGGCGTGCACTACCTGATGCGGAAGAACAAGATCACCGAGGTGTTCGGGCGGGGCGTCCTCACCGGCCCGAAGTCGGTGGACGTCACCGGCGAGGACGGCGCGACGACGTCGTACACCTGCGACGACCTCATCATCGCCACCGGTGCGCAGGTGCGGATGCTGCCGGGCATGAGCAGGAGCGCCAACGTCGTCACCTACGAGGAGCAGATCCTCGACGACAACCTGCCGGACTCGGTCATCATCGGCGGTTCCGGCGCGATCGGTGTCGAGTTCGCCTACGTCCTCAAGAACTTCGGCGTGAAGGTGACCATCGTCGAGTTCCTCGACCGCATGGTGCCGACCGAGGACGCCGACGTTTCGAAGGAACTCCTGCGGCACTACCGCAAGCTGGGGGTCGACGTCCTGCTGTCCACCAAGGTCGACGCGGTGGAGGACACCGGCTCGGGCGTCAGGGTCACCGTCAGCCCGGCCGCGGGCGGCGAGGCCAGGGTGCTCGAGGCCGACAGGATGCTGGCCGCGTTCGGCTTCGCGCCCCGGATCGAGGGCTACGGCCTGGAGGCCACCGGGGTGGAGCTCACCGAGCGGGGCGCGATCGCCGTCGACGCCCGTGGACGCACCAGTGTGCAGGGGGTCTATGCCATCGGCGACGTGACCGGCAAGCTCATGCTGGCGCACACCGCCGAGGCCATGGGCGTCGTGGCGGCCGAGACCATCGCGGGTGCGGAGACCCAGGAGATCGACTTCGCGATGATCCCGCGGGCGACGTTCTGCCAGCCGCAGATCGCCTCCTTCGGCCACTCCGAAGCCCAGGCCCGCGAGCTGGGGTACGACGTCAAGGTGGCGCAGTTCCCCTTCTCCGCCAACGGCAAGGCGCGCGGCATGGCCGAGGGCGCCGGCTTCGTGAAGATCGTGGCGGACGCCCGGCACAACGAAATCCTGGGCGCCCACATGATCGGCCCCGAGGTCACCGAGCTGCTGCCCGCGTTGACGCTGGCGCAGATGTGGGACCTGACCGCCGACGAGGTCGCACGCAACATCTTCGCCCATCCCACCCTGTCGGAGGCGGTAAAGGAAGCCGTCGAGGGCATCGCGGGGCACATGATCAACCTGTGA
- a CDS encoding YncE family protein, producing MRALPPLLTRRAPLAALIAAAVAGAGAPAPAHAAPALQEVMFVGNNWEGTADVIKARGDFAGIGRINVIPDKNQRLAEIYLNPIKLAFFLGIRQTAGEGHDQFVDDMYATPDGTALVASRPSFADVVSIDLATGKLKWRFPVSGFRSDHMAVSPDGTRVAVSASTSNTVHVLDIDTGRELGKFGTGDKPHENVFTKDGKYVWNMAIGEVNNDFDDPSQDVLKGDRKITVADTGTFKVVRTVDMRQRLDAAGRSDLSDAVRPAVFTPDESKLYFQVSYFNGFAEYDVATDRITRIKTLPKNPATSDDRTAFVNDSRHHGLSMSPDGGKLCVAGTMDDYATVVDRTTLQEGPLVTAAKPYWATVSGDGTACVISESGADQVTAISFATGRKIVSVPVGDHPQRVRLARVPVGWTSPAG from the coding sequence ATGCGCGCTCTGCCCCCTCTCCTCACCCGGAGAGCCCCCCTCGCCGCCCTGATCGCGGCGGCGGTCGCGGGCGCGGGAGCCCCGGCACCCGCACACGCCGCCCCGGCACTGCAGGAGGTGATGTTCGTCGGCAACAACTGGGAGGGCACCGCCGACGTCATCAAGGCCCGCGGCGACTTCGCCGGGATCGGCCGGATCAACGTGATCCCCGACAAGAACCAGCGACTGGCCGAGATCTACCTCAATCCCATCAAGCTGGCGTTCTTCCTGGGCATCCGCCAGACCGCGGGCGAGGGTCACGACCAGTTCGTCGACGACATGTACGCCACCCCCGACGGCACCGCTCTGGTCGCCTCGCGACCCAGCTTCGCCGACGTCGTCTCCATCGACCTGGCCACCGGCAAGCTGAAATGGCGCTTTCCCGTCTCCGGCTTCCGCTCCGACCACATGGCCGTCTCCCCCGACGGCACCAGGGTCGCGGTGTCGGCCTCGACCTCCAACACCGTCCACGTACTGGACATCGACACCGGCAGGGAACTCGGGAAGTTCGGCACCGGGGACAAGCCGCACGAGAACGTCTTCACCAAGGACGGCAAGTACGTCTGGAACATGGCGATCGGCGAGGTCAACAACGACTTCGACGACCCGTCCCAGGACGTCCTCAAGGGCGACCGGAAGATCACCGTCGCCGACACCGGCACGTTCAAGGTCGTCAGGACCGTCGACATGCGCCAGCGGCTGGACGCCGCCGGTCGCTCCGACCTGTCCGACGCCGTCCGCCCGGCGGTGTTCACCCCGGACGAGTCCAAGCTGTACTTCCAGGTGTCGTACTTCAACGGGTTCGCCGAGTACGACGTCGCCACCGACAGGATCACCCGGATCAAGACGCTGCCGAAGAATCCCGCGACCAGCGACGACCGCACCGCGTTCGTCAACGACTCCCGCCACCACGGGCTGTCGATGAGCCCGGACGGCGGCAAGCTGTGCGTCGCGGGGACCATGGACGACTACGCCACCGTCGTCGACCGGACCACCCTCCAGGAAGGACCGCTGGTGACCGCCGCCAAGCCCTACTGGGCGACCGTCAGCGGCGACGGCACCGCCTGCGTCATCTCCGAGAGCGGCGCCGACCAGGTCACCGCCATCAGCTTCGCCACCGGCCGGAAGATCGTCTCGGTGCCCGTCGGCGACCACCCGCAGCGGGTCCGCCTCGCCCGCGTCCCCGTCGGCTGGACCAGCCCCGCCGGCTGA
- a CDS encoding STM4013/SEN3800 family hydrolase gives MNEVVGHHDLLLVTLDTLRHDVAAELAAEGRTPNLARHLPGGRWEKRHAPGSFTYASHQAIFAGFLPTPAAPGPHPRLFAASFAGSETTADGTFVYDAPELVSGLAGAGYRTVCIGGVGFFNKQGPLGSVLPGLFHESHWEPGFGVTSPHSFENQVARAEHVIAGLPREQRLFLFVNVSALHQPNWFHLPGATRGAGDSRETHAAALEYVDRHIGRLFAAASSRRRCFAIVCSDHGTAYGDDGYTGHRLGHESVWTVPYAHFFLGPAGAAR, from the coding sequence ATGAACGAGGTGGTCGGCCACCACGACCTCCTCCTCGTCACCCTCGACACGCTGCGCCACGACGTGGCCGCCGAGCTGGCGGCCGAGGGCCGCACCCCGAACCTCGCCCGGCACCTGCCCGGCGGCCGCTGGGAGAAACGCCACGCGCCGGGCAGCTTCACCTACGCCTCCCACCAGGCGATCTTCGCCGGTTTCCTGCCGACCCCGGCCGCTCCCGGGCCGCACCCGCGCCTGTTCGCGGCGAGCTTCGCCGGCAGCGAGACCACCGCCGACGGCACCTTCGTCTACGACGCCCCGGAGCTGGTGTCCGGGCTGGCCGGGGCGGGCTACCGCACGGTGTGCATCGGGGGCGTGGGCTTCTTCAACAAGCAGGGCCCGCTCGGCTCGGTGCTGCCCGGCCTCTTCCACGAGTCCCACTGGGAACCGGGGTTCGGAGTCACCTCACCGCACTCCTTCGAGAACCAGGTCGCCCGCGCCGAGCACGTCATCGCCGGACTCCCGCGCGAGCAGAGGCTGTTCCTCTTCGTGAACGTCTCCGCCCTGCACCAGCCGAACTGGTTCCACCTGCCCGGCGCGACCCGCGGGGCCGGGGACAGCCGCGAGACGCACGCCGCCGCGCTGGAGTACGTCGACCGGCACATCGGCCGCCTCTTCGCCGCCGCGAGCTCCCGGCGCCGCTGCTTCGCGATCGTCTGCTCCGACCACGGCACCGCCTACGGCGACGACGGTTACACCGGCCACCGCCTCGGCCACGAATCCGTGTGGACCGTGCCGTACGCCCACTTCTTCCTCGGCCCCGCCGGGGCCGCCCGGTGA
- the map gene encoding type I methionyl aminopeptidase, with protein MVEIKTDAALDAMREAGRVVARALAAVREAAGVGVSLRELDEVARSVLAEAGAGSPFLGYRPSFAPVAFPAVICTSVNDAVSHGIPTGYRLCDGDLVSIDCGARLDGWAGDAAITFTVGTPRPGDLDLIDATQQALDAGIAAARVGNRIGDISHAIDTVARKAGCGMPADFGGHGIGRRMHEDPHVPNRGRPGRGFPLRHGLVLAIEPMLMAGGRNSYRTDTDGWTLRTTDGSRAAHIEHTVAVTDQGSRILTLP; from the coding sequence ATGGTGGAGATCAAGACCGACGCCGCACTGGACGCGATGCGGGAAGCCGGGCGCGTGGTGGCCCGGGCCCTGGCCGCAGTCCGGGAAGCCGCCGGCGTGGGGGTGTCCCTGCGGGAACTGGACGAAGTGGCCCGGTCGGTCCTGGCCGAGGCCGGAGCCGGCTCCCCGTTCCTCGGGTACCGGCCGTCCTTCGCCCCGGTCGCCTTCCCGGCCGTGATCTGCACGTCCGTCAACGACGCCGTGTCGCACGGCATCCCCACCGGCTACCGGCTGTGCGACGGCGACCTGGTGAGCATCGACTGCGGCGCCCGGCTCGACGGCTGGGCGGGCGACGCGGCCATCACCTTCACCGTCGGAACGCCACGCCCCGGCGACCTCGATCTGATCGACGCCACCCAGCAGGCCCTCGACGCCGGCATCGCCGCCGCCCGGGTGGGCAACCGCATCGGCGACATCTCCCACGCCATCGACACCGTCGCCCGCAAGGCGGGCTGCGGCATGCCCGCCGACTTCGGCGGCCACGGCATCGGCCGCCGCATGCACGAGGACCCCCACGTCCCCAACCGCGGCCGCCCCGGCCGTGGCTTCCCGCTCCGCCACGGCCTGGTCCTCGCCATCGAACCCATGCTCATGGCCGGCGGACGGAACTCCTACCGCACCGACACCGACGGCTGGACCCTGCGCACCACCGACGGCAGCAGGGCCGCCCACATCGAGCACACCGTCGCCGTCACCGACCAGGGCTCCCGGATCCTGACCCTGCCCTGA
- a CDS encoding STM4012 family radical SAM protein: MTAARPATPYQHYVYAYPHKTAYRRLPGRPALKSLWAAEDKSALCLYLHIPFCEVRCGFCNLFTRIGAPDGLVGAYLYALERQAVAVREALGDADGVRFATAAFGGGTPTFLTAAELERLCDIAERRMGAGLRAIPLSVEASPATATADRLAVLAERGATRLSLGVQSFVDSEARAAVRPQRRRDVEAALGRIRDTGVPVLNIDLIYGIDGQTERTWRHSLDAALAWRPEELYLYPLYVRPLTGLDRHRTGPDPAWDEQRLGLYRAGRDHLLAQGYVQRSMRMFRRADAPPQGADDYACQSDGMIGLGCGARSYTAGLHYSFDYAVDMHEIRGIIDDYVASTDFAHAEVGYRMDAREARRRHLLQSLLQAGGLEDGDYRARFGSAPADDFGAELGVLADRGWLDDTAPGRLRLTAEGLAHSDAVGPELFSPAVRAAMAAYARK; encoded by the coding sequence GTGACCGCCGCCCGCCCGGCCACGCCGTACCAGCACTACGTGTACGCCTACCCCCACAAGACCGCCTACCGCAGGCTCCCCGGGCGTCCCGCGCTGAAGTCGCTGTGGGCGGCGGAGGACAAAAGCGCCCTCTGCCTCTACCTGCACATCCCGTTCTGCGAGGTGCGCTGCGGCTTCTGCAACCTCTTCACCCGCATCGGCGCCCCCGACGGGCTGGTCGGCGCCTACCTCTACGCCCTGGAGCGGCAGGCCGTCGCCGTGCGCGAGGCCCTCGGGGACGCGGACGGCGTCCGGTTCGCCACCGCCGCCTTCGGCGGCGGCACCCCCACCTTCCTCACCGCGGCGGAACTGGAGCGCCTGTGCGACATCGCCGAGCGCCGCATGGGCGCCGGCCTGCGCGCGATCCCCCTGTCCGTCGAGGCCTCGCCCGCCACGGCCACCGCCGACCGCCTCGCCGTCCTGGCGGAGCGCGGGGCCACCCGGCTCAGCCTGGGCGTCCAGAGCTTCGTCGACTCCGAGGCCCGGGCCGCCGTGCGCCCGCAGCGCCGCCGCGACGTCGAGGCCGCCCTCGGCCGCATCCGGGACACCGGCGTCCCGGTGCTCAACATCGACCTGATCTACGGCATCGACGGGCAGACCGAGCGGACCTGGCGGCACTCCCTGGACGCGGCCCTGGCCTGGCGGCCCGAGGAGCTGTACCTCTACCCGCTGTACGTCCGGCCCCTGACCGGCCTCGACCGCCACCGCACCGGCCCCGACCCGGCGTGGGACGAACAGCGGCTGGGCCTGTACCGCGCGGGCCGCGACCACCTCCTCGCCCAGGGCTACGTCCAGCGGTCCATGCGCATGTTCCGCCGGGCCGACGCCCCGCCGCAGGGCGCCGACGACTACGCGTGCCAGAGCGACGGCATGATCGGCCTGGGCTGCGGGGCCCGCTCCTACACCGCCGGCCTGCACTACTCCTTCGACTACGCGGTGGACATGCACGAGATCCGCGGCATCATCGACGACTACGTCGCCTCGACCGACTTCGCCCACGCCGAGGTCGGCTACCGCATGGACGCCCGCGAGGCCCGGCGCCGCCACCTCCTGCAGTCCCTGCTGCAGGCCGGGGGCCTGGAGGACGGCGACTACCGCGCCCGCTTCGGCAGCGCCCCCGCCGACGACTTCGGCGCGGAGCTCGGTGTCCTGGCCGACCGCGGCTGGCTCGACGACACCGCCCCCGGGCGCCTGCGGCTCACCGCGGAGGGGCTCGCCCACTCCGACGCCGTCGGCCCGGAGCTGTTCTCCCCCGCCGTGCGGGCCGCCATGGCCGCCTACGCGAGGAAGTGA